Proteins encoded together in one Streptomyces sp. NA04227 window:
- a CDS encoding sugar transferase, with the protein MLGEHVEPLGTGGSVRQGELVGPFPSTRGRPAKGAINRPVNDWEQRYRRAVIASDTLATALVVAAIGNFFGARDAANWHEKWGILAFGTELLVLGALAVGRSWAPAVLGQGAEEFRRLGRALFTATVVLALGGIALTSRNIKLWIFVAIPAIALVTMTARYLLRLGLHKQRNEGRCLRPVLAAGSPATVCDLITRTRKFPHLGWRVDAVCTTDGHGLDGDQLDGVPVVGRLTDVAGHVHRDGYRVVAVTPDPHWSPERLQRLAWNLEGSDAEMVVAPVLMEVAGPRLHVDAVLGIPLLRVSMPAFTGARRVIKAVVDRMGAAILLMLFAPLMVLVGLLVLVDSRGGAFYRQRRVGKDCREFTILKFRTMVAGADRARAALADRNEGAGLLFKLRRDPRVTRVGAVLRRYSIDELPQLFNVLTGSMSLVGPRPPLPEESAAYGPDIRRRLLVKPGLTGLWQISGRSDLPWEEAVRLDLRYVEDWSLALDAVILWKTLRAVLHGKGAY; encoded by the coding sequence GTGCTGGGCGAGCACGTCGAACCACTGGGGACCGGGGGGTCTGTACGCCAGGGGGAATTAGTGGGCCCCTTTCCGTCGACGCGCGGGCGTCCGGCGAAGGGGGCAATCAACCGGCCGGTGAACGACTGGGAGCAGCGGTACCGCCGTGCCGTGATCGCCAGCGACACCTTGGCCACCGCCTTGGTGGTGGCGGCGATCGGCAACTTCTTCGGGGCGCGGGACGCGGCCAACTGGCACGAGAAGTGGGGCATTCTCGCCTTCGGTACCGAACTGCTCGTGCTGGGAGCGCTCGCGGTGGGCCGGTCGTGGGCTCCGGCCGTACTCGGCCAGGGCGCCGAGGAGTTCCGTCGGCTCGGACGCGCGCTGTTCACGGCGACCGTCGTCCTGGCGCTCGGCGGGATCGCCCTCACCTCGCGCAACATCAAGCTCTGGATATTCGTCGCGATCCCCGCGATCGCGCTCGTCACCATGACCGCGCGGTATCTGCTCCGCCTCGGGCTGCACAAACAGCGCAACGAAGGACGGTGTCTGAGACCGGTGCTCGCTGCCGGGAGCCCGGCCACCGTGTGCGATCTGATCACTCGGACCCGCAAGTTCCCGCATCTCGGCTGGCGGGTGGACGCGGTGTGCACGACGGACGGTCACGGACTCGACGGTGACCAACTGGACGGAGTGCCGGTCGTCGGCCGGCTGACGGACGTCGCGGGCCATGTCCATCGCGACGGCTACCGTGTCGTCGCGGTCACACCGGACCCGCACTGGTCGCCGGAGCGGTTGCAGCGGCTGGCCTGGAACCTCGAAGGCAGCGATGCCGAGATGGTCGTGGCCCCCGTACTGATGGAGGTGGCCGGCCCGCGGCTGCACGTCGACGCGGTGCTCGGGATCCCGCTGCTGCGGGTCAGCATGCCGGCCTTCACCGGGGCGCGCCGGGTGATCAAAGCGGTCGTCGACCGGATGGGCGCGGCGATCCTGCTGATGCTGTTCGCGCCGCTGATGGTGCTCGTCGGGCTGCTCGTGCTGGTGGACAGCCGGGGCGGGGCGTTCTACCGCCAGCGCAGAGTGGGCAAGGACTGCCGCGAGTTCACCATTCTCAAGTTCCGCACCATGGTCGCCGGGGCCGACCGGGCACGTGCCGCACTGGCCGACCGCAACGAGGGCGCAGGCCTGCTGTTCAAGCTCCGCCGGGATCCGCGGGTGACCCGGGTGGGCGCGGTGCTGCGCCGGTACTCGATCGACGAACTCCCGCAGCTCTTCAACGTACTCACCGGATCGATGTCGCTCGTCGGCCCGCGGCCTCCGCTGCCGGAGGAGTCCGCCGCGTACGGCCCGGACATCCGGCGGCGGCTGCTGGTCAAGCCGGGGCTCACGGGCCTGTGGCAGATCAGCGGGCGCAGCGACCTGCCGTGGGAGGAGGCGGTCCGGCTCGACCTGCGGTACGTGGAGGACTGGTCGCTCGCCCTGGACGCGGTGATCTTGTGGAAGACGCTGCGGGCGGTGCTCCACGGCAAGGGGGCCTACTGA
- a CDS encoding DUF4232 domain-containing protein, with translation MNVKLALARRCAAASLAVVALGSVVTAYGSSDGSSPVDGAHSDTVKSVAAKSASQQGGSGGAVARDLVPAGAEVSRDGVSSKAANASSSVAGSRRCHTGELRYEWDSAHGGRPDMDATYQQIALIRLTNSGGHTCTLHGYPGIRLIGKGGEAWDLPRAKDKPSTLTLRPGDDTAVVTFNLLPIPANTTDTRPLTPRKVLITPPDETTHVTLDWPYGGAIWHQAGKPTHPETFVNPIGVG, from the coding sequence ATGAACGTCAAGTTGGCCCTGGCCCGCCGCTGTGCCGCCGCCTCGCTTGCGGTTGTCGCGCTCGGCTCCGTTGTCACCGCCTATGGCTCGTCGGACGGGTCGTCCCCGGTGGACGGCGCGCACTCCGACACGGTCAAGTCCGTTGCCGCCAAGTCCGCCTCGCAGCAGGGTGGTTCGGGAGGAGCCGTGGCCCGGGACCTCGTCCCGGCCGGTGCGGAGGTCTCCCGGGACGGCGTATCGAGCAAGGCCGCCAACGCCTCCTCGTCCGTTGCCGGGAGCCGTCGCTGCCACACCGGTGAACTCCGCTACGAATGGGACTCGGCGCACGGCGGCCGCCCGGACATGGACGCCACCTACCAGCAGATCGCCCTCATCCGCCTGACGAACAGCGGCGGGCACACCTGCACCCTGCACGGCTACCCGGGGATCCGCCTGATCGGAAAGGGCGGCGAGGCCTGGGACCTGCCCCGCGCCAAGGACAAGCCCAGCACCCTGACCCTGCGCCCCGGCGACGACACCGCCGTGGTCACCTTCAACCTGCTGCCGATCCCCGCCAACACCACCGACACCAGGCCGCTGACCCCGCGCAAGGTCCTGATCACCCCGCCGGACGAGACCACGCACGTCACCCTCGACTGGCCCTACGGCGGCGCCATCTGGCACCAGGCGGGCAAGCCCACCCACCCCGAGACCTTCGTCAACCCCATCGGCGTGGGCTGA
- a CDS encoding polysaccharide deacetylase family protein: MAKRSRRAGHGRVLAGGVVVAAVAAATTIWTAHAGLSDSAEERPAAPKRPAAVSPAIAHASDAGPRGVNITIDDGPDPRWTPEVLEVLAEHKVKATFCVVGPQAEAHPDLVKAIVAAGHRLCDHSVEHDTTMDTKSKSYQAQQIVDAEKSITRASGGVRPLYYRAPGGAFTPYSRQLAASHGMRPLGWNVDTKDFERPGADAIVKTVKEQIAGGPTLLFHDAGGDRSQTVEALREILPWLKDQGYVFGFPER; this comes from the coding sequence ATGGCAAAGCGCAGCAGGCGTGCCGGGCACGGCCGCGTACTCGCCGGAGGGGTCGTGGTGGCGGCGGTCGCCGCCGCCACCACGATCTGGACCGCCCATGCGGGCCTCTCGGACAGCGCGGAGGAGCGCCCTGCCGCCCCGAAGCGCCCCGCGGCCGTCTCGCCCGCCATCGCCCACGCCTCGGACGCGGGACCTCGGGGTGTCAACATCACCATCGACGACGGCCCCGACCCCCGGTGGACTCCCGAGGTGCTCGAGGTCCTCGCCGAGCACAAGGTCAAGGCCACCTTCTGTGTGGTGGGCCCGCAGGCCGAGGCGCACCCCGACCTGGTCAAGGCGATAGTCGCCGCCGGGCACCGGTTGTGCGACCACAGTGTCGAGCACGACACCACCATGGACACCAAGTCGAAGAGCTACCAGGCCCAGCAGATCGTCGACGCCGAGAAGTCCATCACCCGCGCCTCCGGCGGTGTCCGGCCCCTCTACTACCGTGCCCCGGGCGGCGCCTTCACTCCTTACAGCCGCCAGCTCGCCGCCTCGCACGGCATGCGCCCGCTGGGCTGGAACGTGGACACCAAGGACTTCGAACGCCCCGGCGCCGATGCCATCGTCAAGACCGTCAAGGAGCAGATCGCGGGCGGCCCGACTCTCCTCTTCCATGACGCGGGCGGCGACCGCTCGCAGACGGTCGAGGCCCTGCGCGAAATCCTGCCCTGGCTCAAGGATCAGGGGTACGTCTTCGGATTTCCGGAGCGGTGA
- a CDS encoding DUF4328 domain-containing protein has translation MSDLPVAPPPPSGPYFQPVPSTALRSPVGLSQAVSVLLAVVIATDLFAVWAGWQSLDVVNRLDSPGFASVTDEEVDRADTWHEMAGVAQVVALLATAVMFLVWFFRMRVNAEVLAPEYHVKKRGWTIGGWFCPVLNLWYPRRIALDIWHASSDENHHGAALLNWWWALWLIASSAGWTASRQYARAESADEVQNALGSVLFTDTLNIVAAIVALLFVRRLTHMQHQKALRGPVLAPFAPQPPAV, from the coding sequence ATGTCCGACTTGCCCGTCGCGCCTCCGCCGCCGTCCGGACCGTACTTCCAGCCCGTTCCGTCGACGGCGCTCCGCTCACCCGTCGGGCTTTCGCAAGCCGTCTCGGTACTGCTGGCCGTCGTCATCGCCACCGACCTGTTCGCGGTCTGGGCGGGCTGGCAGTCCCTCGACGTCGTGAACCGGCTGGACTCACCCGGCTTCGCGTCCGTGACCGACGAGGAGGTCGACCGGGCCGACACCTGGCACGAAATGGCCGGGGTCGCCCAGGTCGTGGCACTGCTCGCGACCGCTGTGATGTTCCTGGTGTGGTTCTTCCGGATGCGGGTCAACGCCGAGGTCCTTGCTCCCGAGTACCACGTGAAGAAGCGCGGCTGGACGATCGGCGGCTGGTTCTGCCCCGTACTCAACCTCTGGTACCCGCGCCGGATCGCCCTGGACATATGGCACGCCAGCTCGGACGAGAACCACCACGGTGCCGCACTGCTCAACTGGTGGTGGGCACTGTGGCTGATCGCCTCGTCCGCGGGGTGGACGGCCAGCCGTCAGTACGCGCGCGCCGAATCGGCCGACGAGGTGCAGAACGCCCTCGGCTCGGTGCTGTTCACCGACACCCTCAACATAGTGGCGGCGATCGTCGCGCTCCTCTTCGTACGCCGCCTCACGCACATGCAGCACCAAAAGGCGCTACGGGGCCCGGTGTTGGCGCCCTTCGCGCCACAGCCGCCCGCCGTGTAG
- a CDS encoding BTAD domain-containing putative transcriptional regulator, whose protein sequence is MATENPYFQDGVLSVKTAAQSSGELSFHVLGPLRVRSSKGPLPLGPARQRAVLSALLLAPGQMVSAERLADAVWPAGPPSNVLASLHSYVSRLRRQLEPDCPPRGRDRILRRELHGYVLAVEQERVDICRFERLLRDGRQHLREGRFAEAGRLLAASLSLWRGAPYAELGDYEPAVREAARLEELRLMTSEALWEAELSLGRDNGTAVAELAALCAKYPNRERLGWLLMVALCEAGRQAEAVRVYHRIRRVLAQELGVDPGRELRVLFTRILRDEDVGRMCLQH, encoded by the coding sequence GTGGCCACGGAGAATCCGTATTTCCAGGACGGCGTGCTGTCGGTAAAGACAGCCGCGCAGTCGTCCGGTGAGCTGTCGTTCCACGTACTCGGGCCATTGCGGGTGCGGTCGTCCAAGGGGCCGTTGCCCTTGGGTCCGGCACGCCAACGTGCCGTGCTGTCCGCCCTGTTGCTGGCACCCGGGCAGATGGTGAGCGCGGAGCGGCTGGCCGACGCGGTCTGGCCCGCGGGGCCGCCCAGCAATGTGCTCGCCAGCCTGCACAGTTACGTCTCCCGGCTGCGCCGTCAGCTCGAACCGGACTGCCCGCCCCGGGGACGCGACCGGATTCTCCGGCGCGAACTGCACGGCTATGTCCTGGCTGTTGAGCAGGAGCGAGTCGACATCTGTCGGTTCGAGCGCCTGCTGCGCGACGGGCGGCAGCATCTGCGCGAGGGCCGTTTCGCGGAGGCGGGCCGGTTACTCGCCGCCTCCCTGTCGCTGTGGCGAGGCGCGCCCTACGCGGAACTCGGCGACTACGAACCGGCCGTACGCGAGGCGGCGCGCCTGGAGGAACTGCGCCTGATGACCTCGGAGGCCCTCTGGGAGGCCGAGCTGTCCCTCGGCCGGGACAACGGCACCGCGGTGGCCGAACTGGCGGCCCTGTGCGCGAAATACCCCAACCGGGAACGGCTGGGCTGGCTGCTGATGGTCGCCTTGTGCGAGGCGGGCCGCCAGGCCGAGGCGGTGCGGGTCTACCACCGCATCCGCCGGGTGCTGGCCCAGGAACTGGGCGTGGATCCGGGCCGGGAACTCCGTGTTCTGTTCACCCGGATCCTTCGCGACGAGGACGTCGGGCGGATGTGCTTGCAGCACTGA
- a CDS encoding class I adenylate-forming enzyme family protein has product MLVPLTMADFLDRAETAAAGRLALVDEPDQPSGPVPTTTYGELLRRVRAWQAGLDALGVGTGERVAVVSPNSARLLELLYAIPVSGRICVPVNYRLTPEEIGYILRQCDASVVFVDPEVEAVLGSVEGPKRFVLGEQTETQVMRYDVAPLPWSRPDENAVATLNYTSGTSARPKGVALTHRGIWLNAMTFGVHARIWERDVYLHTLPTFHCNGWGVPFLLAGLGAKQVLLRRIDGVEILRRVQEHGVTLAFGAPAVWDAVLRAAQHWPGEIPGRGSMRVVCAGAPVSERLVSRVEDELGWTFHQVYGLTETTLLTFNQRPPGAPGSGGLTKAGAPALGVRLRTGARGEVLARSNMVLDGYWQDAEANASALDEGWFRTGDVGSFDDEGRLVLVDRLKDVIVTGGESVSSVEVEACLLGHPSVAEAAVIGVPDEKWGETVKAVVVPAADAPVSGEELIAYCKERLARYKAPTSVDFTGALPRTSNGKVRKNRLREPYWTGQERRIH; this is encoded by the coding sequence ATGCTCGTACCGCTCACCATGGCCGACTTCCTCGACCGCGCCGAGACGGCCGCCGCCGGTCGCCTCGCGCTCGTCGACGAGCCGGACCAGCCGTCCGGTCCGGTACCGACGACCACGTACGGCGAACTCCTGCGGCGCGTACGGGCCTGGCAGGCGGGGCTGGACGCGCTGGGGGTCGGTACGGGCGAGCGGGTCGCCGTTGTCAGCCCCAACTCGGCCCGCCTGCTGGAACTGCTGTACGCGATCCCGGTGAGCGGGCGTATCTGCGTTCCGGTGAACTACCGCCTCACTCCGGAGGAGATCGGGTACATCCTGCGGCAGTGCGACGCCTCGGTCGTCTTCGTCGATCCGGAGGTGGAGGCCGTGCTCGGCTCGGTCGAGGGGCCCAAGCGGTTCGTGCTCGGCGAGCAGACGGAGACCCAGGTCATGCGGTACGACGTCGCTCCGCTTCCCTGGTCGCGGCCCGACGAGAACGCGGTCGCGACCCTGAACTACACCTCGGGAACGTCCGCCCGCCCGAAGGGCGTCGCCCTGACCCACCGCGGGATCTGGCTCAACGCGATGACGTTCGGAGTGCACGCCCGGATCTGGGAGCGGGACGTCTATCTGCACACGCTGCCCACCTTCCACTGCAACGGCTGGGGAGTGCCGTTCCTCCTCGCCGGGCTCGGCGCCAAGCAAGTGCTGCTGCGCCGGATCGACGGCGTCGAGATCCTGCGGCGGGTCCAGGAACACGGTGTGACCCTCGCGTTCGGCGCTCCGGCCGTTTGGGATGCCGTACTGCGGGCGGCACAACACTGGCCGGGTGAGATCCCGGGCCGAGGCAGCATGCGCGTGGTGTGCGCGGGCGCGCCGGTGAGCGAACGTCTCGTCTCCCGGGTGGAGGACGAACTGGGCTGGACGTTCCACCAGGTGTACGGCCTGACGGAGACGACGCTGCTCACCTTCAACCAGCGTCCACCGGGCGCCCCGGGCAGCGGCGGTCTGACGAAGGCGGGGGCGCCCGCCCTGGGCGTACGGTTGCGCACCGGGGCGCGCGGAGAGGTCCTCGCGCGCTCCAATATGGTGCTCGACGGCTACTGGCAGGACGCCGAGGCCAACGCATCGGCCCTGGACGAGGGTTGGTTCCGCACCGGCGATGTGGGCTCGTTCGACGACGAGGGACGACTCGTCCTGGTCGACCGGTTGAAGGACGTCATCGTCACCGGCGGCGAGAGCGTGTCCTCGGTGGAGGTCGAGGCCTGCCTGCTCGGCCACCCGTCGGTCGCCGAGGCGGCCGTCATCGGAGTCCCCGACGAGAAGTGGGGCGAAACCGTCAAGGCCGTGGTCGTGCCCGCCGCGGACGCCCCGGTCTCCGGCGAAGAACTCATCGCCTACTGCAAGGAACGGCTGGCCCGGTACAAGGCGCCCACCTCCGTGGACTTCACCGGCGCCCTGCCCCGCACCAGCAACGGCAAGGTCCGGAAGAACAGGCTGCGGGAGCCCTACTGGACCGGCCAGGAACGGCGCATCCACTGA
- a CDS encoding 4-aminobenzoate N-oxygenase has protein sequence MREESGVVTTWAARGWAEEDGVGSATLRRLVTAWPRRAAVTTRSDALDEVGAYDPQLPDYPLRMVPFAEHPRFLAATPEQRGRVLTGLWIGYNERVIATEHLIAEPAFDLVMRGVFPGSDHPLVRQGVQQSLVDESFHTYMHMLAISRTRELRGVRSRPEQPRLVTHRRLLETLARMPEEWERDVAVLVWGAVAETCINSLLALLARDDSIQPLHSLITTLHLRDETAHGSLVIEVVRELYARMNAGQRRVLMRCLPLALEAFAEQDLSTLRLELVTAGIEGADEIVGDLRATSSGRRLVRDFSGAQRMIEQLELGDAVDFEFPEPPAWSPGVGATDEAQGPRTALPSRRREAVR, from the coding sequence ATGCGCGAGGAGTCGGGCGTGGTGACCACCTGGGCGGCCAGGGGGTGGGCCGAGGAGGACGGTGTCGGCAGCGCGACGCTGCGCCGCCTGGTGACGGCCTGGCCACGGCGGGCCGCGGTGACGACGCGCTCCGACGCTCTCGACGAGGTGGGTGCGTACGACCCCCAACTGCCGGACTATCCGCTGCGGATGGTGCCCTTCGCGGAGCACCCCCGGTTCCTCGCGGCGACTCCGGAACAGCGCGGGCGGGTCCTGACAGGCCTGTGGATCGGCTACAACGAGCGGGTCATCGCCACCGAACACCTCATCGCCGAGCCCGCCTTCGACCTCGTCATGCGCGGTGTCTTCCCCGGCAGCGACCACCCGTTGGTGCGGCAGGGAGTGCAACAGTCCCTCGTGGACGAGAGCTTCCACACGTACATGCACATGCTCGCCATCTCCCGTACCCGCGAACTGCGCGGTGTGCGCAGCCGCCCCGAGCAGCCCCGGCTCGTCACGCACCGGCGGCTGCTCGAGACGCTCGCTCGGATGCCGGAGGAGTGGGAGCGCGATGTCGCCGTACTGGTGTGGGGGGCGGTGGCCGAGACCTGTATCAACTCCCTTCTTGCCCTGCTCGCCAGGGACGACTCGATCCAGCCCCTGCACTCCCTGATCACCACACTGCACCTGCGTGACGAGACGGCGCACGGCTCGCTCGTCATCGAGGTCGTACGGGAGTTGTACGCCCGGATGAACGCCGGGCAGCGCCGTGTCCTGATGCGCTGTCTGCCGCTCGCCCTGGAGGCGTTCGCCGAGCAGGACCTCTCCACGCTGCGGCTCGAACTGGTCACCGCGGGCATCGAGGGCGCCGACGAGATCGTGGGCGACCTGCGGGCGACCTCCTCGGGACGACGGCTGGTCCGTGACTTCTCCGGCGCCCAGCGGATGATCGAGCAGCTCGAACTCGGGGACGCCGTCGACTTCGAGTTCCCCGAGCCTCCCGCCTGGTCGCCCGGCGTGGGAGCCACCGACGAGGCCCAGGGACCGCGCACCGCACTGCCGTCACGGCGCAGAGAGGCGGTCCGGTGA